One window of the Primulina eburnea isolate SZY01 chromosome 18, ASM2296580v1, whole genome shotgun sequence genome contains the following:
- the LOC140819943 gene encoding uncharacterized protein: MKKLLFPMFLSLFAVLNCSIFFVTFARTNLNLTTDEESLLAFKSRITSDPFNILARNWSTMNGASFCFWVGVSCGRRNKRITALDLHGWNLEGTIAPHLGNLTFLRSLDLGSNSFTGRVPEELSGLRRLKVLKLGANNLTGTIPMFLGALTELEQILLNNNTFTGVIPRLSNLSKLEIFNMTGNYLYGTLPREIGNLSSLQVLSTRSNQMTGSIPYQIFNISSLQVIDLSNNSFSGTIPMNLCDNLSKLNIIRLSLNSLSGMIPSNIDKCKSLERLSLSVNEFNGSIPKEIGKLTKLKVLYIGGNNLEGAIPKQVVNLTRLKLLDISYNKMTGEIPSEFGNLKLEILSVYSNGLSGSIPVSIFNISTLRELQLSLNHFGGQLPRNMGISLPNLEALGLGSNNLNGAIPSTINNASKLAIISMQNNSFTGTVPNFSNLRLLKWLFLWKNNLAGENPNQDLGFISSLANCPHLEMLDLSLNQFNAILPTSLGNLSESLWYFRAIDCYVKGSIPPTVGNLTGLKSIHLYINELTGLIPKTIGELTQIEELFLGQNRLQGHIPTELCRLNRLSELHLNENMLNGTIPTCFGDLKSLRRVYLDSNRLTSVVPELWNIAGLLELNLSTNFLSGNISSEISNLKSLSNLDLSWNQFSGDIPISIGSLQSLEKLSFAHNNLQGSIPKSTGDLLGLVYLDLSHNNISGYIPKSLESLMSLSYIDLSYNRLDGEIPNGGRFSNFTAQSFTMNYALCGDVRLQVPPCHIEGVDKSSSKHVSFIKYILAPILLAILAVSLSIWLLRRRKTNEKQNRVETSSIISWRRISYHELRQATEDFSEGNIMGRGSFGSVYKGALSDGLIIAVKVFNLQLERAMKSFEVECEVMSTIRHKNLVRVVSCCSNIDFKALVLEYMPNGSLEKWLYSSNTSLDLLHRLNIAIDVALALEYLHHGIPSPIIHCDLKPSNILIDQDMIAHVGDFGISKLFGEGEAFHHTITLATIGYMAPEYGSEGKVSTSCDIYSYGITLLELFSSKKPTDDMFTEEMSIKDWVSEALQENIVTEIAAAGLLDQEDRLFSAKEQCVSSIFDLAMKCLAISPQERINMIETVATLKKIKSSFLASTR, encoded by the exons ATGAAGAAACTCTTATTTCCCATGTTTCTTTCACTTTTCGCAGTACTCAATTGTTCTATATTTTTTGTAACATTTGCGAGAACAAATCTTAACTTGACTACAGATGAAGAATCGCTTCTCGCATTCAAATCAAGAATCACTTCCGACCCTTTTAATATATTGGCAAGAAACTGGTCTACCATGAACGGAGCTTCATTCTGTTTCTGGGTTGGTGTTTCATGTGGTCGACGTAACAAGAGGATCACAGCTCTGGACCTCCATGGTTGGAATCTTGAAGGCACCATCGCACCACATCTTGGAAACTTGacgtttttgagatctttggacCTCGGTTCTAACAGCTTCACTGGTCGAGTACCGGAAGAATTATCAGGTTTGCGTAGATTGAAAGTGTTAAAATTAGGAGCCAACAATTTGACAGGCACTATTCCCATGTTTCTTGGTGCCTTAACAGAACTTGAGCAAATCTTGCTGAATAACAACACTTTTACTGGTGTCATCCCTCGTCTGTCCAACCTTTCGAAATTGGAGATATTCAATATGACGGGAAATTATCTATATGGAACTCTTCCGCGAGAAATAGGTAATCTTTCTAGTCTACAAGTATTGAGCACGAGGTCCAACCAGATGACAGGATCAATACCATATCAGATATTCAACATTTCGTCCCTCCAAGTGATTGATCTCTCAAATAATAGCTTTTCAGGCACGATCCCGATGAACTTGTGTGACAATTTGTCTAAACTAAACATAATCAGATTATCTTTGAACAGTCTCTCTGGGATGATTCCTTCAAACATAGACAAGTGTAAATCACTGGAGAGATTGTCCTTGTCGGTTAATGAATTTAATGGAAGCATACCAAAAGAGATTGGGAAGTTGACAAAGCTCAAGGTATTATACATAGGCGGAAACAATCTCGAAG GCGCTATTCCAAAGCAAGTTGTGAACTTGACTCGACTCAAGCTCTTGGATATATCATATAACAAGATGACGG GAGAGATACCCTCTGAGTTTGGTAATCTTAAACTTGAGATTCTTTCCGTTTATTCAAATGGCTTATCCGGGTCTATTCCTGTTTCCATTTTCAACATCTCAACGCTAAGAGAACTGCAGCTTTCTTTAAACCACTTTGGAGGTCAACTTCCGAGAAATATGGGGATTTCGCTTCCAAATTTAGAAGCACTCGGTCTAGGTAGCAACAACCTCAATGGAGCTATCCCAAGTACTATAAACAATGCTTCTAAGCTTGCTATCATAAGCATGCAAAACAACTCATTTACGGGTACGGTACCGAATTTCAGCAATTTAAGGCTTCTAAAGTGGCTATTTCTTTGGAAAAATAATCTAGCCGGGGAAAATCCGAATCAAGACTTGGGATTTATCTCTTCACTGGCCAATTGCCCTCATTTGGAGATGCTGGATCTATCATTAAACCAATTCAACGCCATCCTTCCAACTTCACTTGGGAATTTATCGGAATCCCTGTGGTATTTCCGCGCAATTGATTGCTACGTTAAGGGATCCATTCCTCCTACAGTTGGAAACTTGACAGGCCTCAAATCTATTCATTTATATATCAATGAGTTAACTGGATTGATCCCGAAAACGATAGGGGAACTAACCCAAATTGAAGAGTTATTTCTTGGACAAAATAGACTGCAAGGGCACATACCCACAGAGCTTTGCCGACTGAACAGATTGAGTGAATTGCACTTGAATGAAAACATGCTCAACGGCACAATACCAACATGCTTTGGGGATTTAAAATCCCTTAGGAGAGTGTACTTAGACTCCAACAGATTGACTTCTGTGGTGCCAGAATTATGGAATATTGCAGGTCTTTTGGAACTGAACTTGTCCACTAACTTCTTGAGTGGAAACATATCATCAGAGATCTCAAATTTGAAGTCACTTTCGAATCTCGACTTGTCATGGAATCAATTTTCGGGTGACATCCCAATCAGTATCGGTTCCTTGCAGTCTTTGGAGAAACTATCCTTCGCGCACAATAACCTTCAAGGAAGTATTCCTAAGTCTACCGGAGACTTGCTAGGCTTGGTGTATTTGGATCTTTCCCACAATAATATATCTGGATATATTCCCAAGTCATTAGAGTCCCTTATGTCTCTAAGttatattgatttatcctaCAATAGACTAGACGGAGAAATCCCAAACGGAGGACGTTTCTCGAACTTTACAGCTCAATCTTTTACAATGAACTATGCACTTTGCGGGGATGTTCGACTGCAAGTTCCACCTTGTCACATTGAAGGTGTTGATAAGTCAAGCTCAAAACATGTTTCCTTCATCAAATACATCTTAGCTCCTATTTTATTAGCTATATTGGCCGTGTCCTTGTCAATCTGGCTACTACGAAGACGGAAAACCAACGAAAAACAAAATCGAGTTGAGACCTCGTCAATCATTTCTTGGAGACGGATTTCTTACCATGAACTCCGACAAGCAACAGAAGACTTTAGTGAAGGCAACATTATGGGAAGAGGGAGCTTTGGTTCAGTATACAAAGGGGCACTCTCTGACGGGTTAATCATTGCGGTGAAGGTTTTCAACTTGCAACTAGAACGGGCCATGAAAAGCTTTGAAGTCGAGTGTGAAGTAATGAGCACCATTCGTCACAAGAATTTAGTTCGTGTCGTGAGTTGTTGCAGCAACATAGATTTCAAAGCATTGGTTTTGGAGTATATGCCTAATGGTAGCCTGGAGAAATGGCTATATTCCTCTAATACTTCTTTGGATTTGCTACACAGATTGAACATAGCAATTGATGTTGCACTAGCTCTTGAATATCTTCATCATGGGATTCCGTCACCAATCATTCATTGCGATTTAAAGCCTAGCAACATCCTGATCGACCAAGATATGATAGCACATGTCGGCGATTTCGGAATCTCCAAACTCTTTGGAGAAGGAGAGGCTTTTCATCATACAATCACTTTGGCAACCATCGGCTATATGGCACCAG AGTATGGATCAGAAGGGAAGGTATCAACAAGCTGTGATATTTACAGTTATGGCATCACATTGCTGGAGCTATTTTCGAGTAAGAAGCCGACCGACGACATGTTTACAGAAGAAATGAGCATAAAGGATTGGGTGAGTGAAGCATTACAAGAAAACATAGTGACTGAAATTGCTGCTGCTGGCTTACTCGACCAAGAAGACCGACTTTTCTCGGCAAAGGAGCAGTGTGTGTCGTCTATTTTCGACTTGGCGATGAAATGCTTGGCCATTTCACCACAGGAGAGAATCAACATGATTGAGACAGTGGCGACACTCAAAAAGATCAAATCCTCATTTCTAGCAAGCACGAGGTAA
- the LOC140819808 gene encoding uncharacterized protein, with protein sequence MEGGGEIHVDEIPLARGRGRGRGRGRGRPRVRVVDDTFVEQAADHLDQLRMDELVARFHSMHPPRFSGSEGAEKAELWISEIEELFDLIEYPPECRLRLAMHQLKDRAKMWWSTTLMTLDAQRIIPSWDIFKLKFKESYCPPSFYSSKASEFHNLKQGDMSVEDYTDTFYAMLRYAPHVAASQIAVVESFIEGLNDHLHPFVSTGKPLNYLEAVEITKRAEASLKRTDNRAPTQHHQSGKQQFSSSGSASLRPRGKQFKKPGSSSSSSGSSRNRGGYRYSGPYCDHCGGKYSSNQCVGVQGVCNVCGRPGHFARVCPSKTGKSAQAGSGAQSNRIPTAS encoded by the coding sequence ATGGAAGGAGGTGGAGAAATTCATGTTGATGAGATTCCTTTAgctcgaggtcgaggtcgtggtagaggtcgtggacgtggtagACCTCGTGTCCGTGTTGTTGATGATACTTTTGTGGAGCAAGCTGCTGATCACCTAGACCAGCTTAGGATGGATGAGTTAGTTGCACGTTTCCATTCTATGCATCCTCCTCGATTCAGTGGTTCAGAAGGAGCTGAGAAAGCTGAGTTATGGATTTCTGAGATTGAGgaattgtttgatttgattgagtatcCTCCAGAGTGTCGATTGAGATTAGCTATGCATCAGTTGAAAGATCGTGCTAAAATGTGGTGGTCTACTACATTAATGACCTTAGATGCTCAGAGGATCATTCCATCATGGGATATATTCAAGTTGAAGTTTAAGGAAAGTTATTGTCCTCCATCATTCTACAGTTCTAAGGCTTCTGAGTTTCATAACTTGAAGCAGGGAGATATGTCAGTTGAGGATTATACGGATACTTTTTATGCTATGCTGAGATATGCTCCTCATGTTGCGGCAAGTCAGATTGCTGTTGTCGAAAGTTTCATTGAAGGATTGAACGATCATCTACACCCTTTTGTTTCTACCGGTAAGCCACTGAATTATCTCGAAGCAGTGGAAATAACAAAAAGGGCTGAAGCTAGTCTTAAGAGGACTGACAATCGAGCTCCTACCCAACATCATCAGTCGGGAAAACAACAATTCAGTTCATCTGGTTCTGCATCTCTTCGTCCTCGTGGGAAACAATTTAAGAAGCCTGGTTCTAGTTCTTCGAGTTCAGGGAGTTCGAGGAACCGTGGGGGATATCGCTATAGTGGACCTTACTGTGATCACTGTGGCGGCAAGTATTCCAGTAATCAGTGTGTTGGAGTTCAAGGAGTTTGTAATGTTTGTGGTCGGCCAGgccattttgctagagtttgtcctaGTAAGACGGGGAAATCAGCCCAGGCAGGTAGTGGAGCTCAAAGTAATAGGATTCCAACAGCGTCCTAG